One part of the Saprospiraceae bacterium genome encodes these proteins:
- a CDS encoding HlyC/CorC family transporter has protein sequence MMIFYILLFLLLIALFSGAEIAFITANKLAVEIKKSRGSGSGSILSKFFERPDDFIATLLVGTNISIVVLTYLLTDYLHGPLTLIGLSPGLYIFINTLIVTLIILILGEFLPKAFFRLYSNSFLQYTAYPLLFFYKLLFIPSRFLSKIANYVIVNLLKQPINKVRPRFSLIDLENYLHGPIRMADDEIDTDIFKNALNLRQIRVIECMVPRTEMVYVDLNDSLDTLINTFAESKLSRIIVIDGDIDYVMGYIHHQQMFKKPKDIKSIVMDLPFVPETLNVYDLMLRMNKLRLSVACVVDEFGGTSGIITLEDILEEIFGEIEDEHDKEELLEQQISETEFIFSGRLELQYLENEYNIKLPDGEYHTLSGYLVTTTGSIPEQGEEIDQDGYKFILEMVSDTKIETIRMIQNS, from the coding sequence ATGATGATCTTTTATATTCTACTTTTTCTATTACTAATTGCCTTATTTTCAGGAGCGGAAATAGCGTTCATTACAGCTAATAAATTAGCTGTGGAAATTAAGAAAAGCAGAGGCAGTGGAAGTGGTTCCATACTCTCCAAATTTTTTGAACGTCCGGATGACTTCATAGCAACCTTATTGGTTGGAACGAATATTTCAATCGTAGTACTCACCTATTTACTTACGGATTATTTGCATGGACCCTTGACTTTGATTGGTTTGAGTCCGGGACTCTATATTTTTATAAATACCCTGATTGTTACACTCATTATTTTAATTTTAGGTGAATTTCTTCCAAAAGCATTTTTTCGATTATATTCTAATAGCTTTTTGCAATACACTGCTTATCCTTTATTATTTTTTTATAAACTACTTTTTATACCATCTCGTTTTTTATCGAAGATTGCGAATTATGTAATCGTTAATTTATTAAAACAACCCATCAATAAAGTTCGTCCCAGATTTAGTTTGATTGATTTAGAAAATTACTTGCACGGGCCGATTAGAATGGCAGATGATGAAATTGATACCGACATTTTCAAGAATGCTTTAAATTTAAGGCAAATTCGAGTGATAGAATGTATGGTTCCTCGAACAGAAATGGTATATGTTGATTTAAATGATTCATTGGATACTTTAATTAACACATTCGCCGAATCCAAATTGTCGCGCATCATTGTAATAGATGGAGATATTGATTATGTAATGGGCTATATTCATCATCAACAAATGTTTAAGAAGCCAAAGGATATTAAATCCATTGTAATGGATTTGCCTTTTGTACCGGAAACATTGAATGTATATGATTTAATGTTGCGAATGAATAAATTGCGCTTATCCGTTGCTTGTGTGGTAGATGAATTTGGGGGTACTTCTGGTATCATAACTTTAGAAGATATACTGGAAGAAATTTTTGGAGAAATTGAAGATGAGCACGACAAAGAAGAATTACTAGAGCAACAAATTTCTGAAACAGAGTTTATTTTTTCTGGTAGGTTGGAATTGCAATATCTAGAGAATGAATACAATATTAAATTGCCAGATGGGGAATATCATACACTTTCCGGATATTTGGTCACTACCACAGGTTCTATTCCAGAGCAAGGTGAAGAAATAGATCAGGATGGATATAAATTTATACTGGAAATGGTAAGTGATACTAAAATTGAAACGATTCGGATGATTCAAAATTCTTAA
- a CDS encoding SET domain-containing protein-lysine N-methyltransferase, which yields MQRIQGLYISKIKNKGRAVFSAIDIPAGSLIEVCPILRIPQNEVDIIHETELHDYYFVWGEQDEEAAIALGYGSLYNHSYKPNAEYIFDFENEAIEVVAIKNIPAGKEITFNYHGDPDCKDELWFDKKGKRIKRIKYNPT from the coding sequence ATGCAAAGAATCCAGGGCCTCTACATTTCTAAAATCAAAAACAAAGGAAGAGCTGTGTTTTCAGCTATTGATATTCCAGCTGGATCTTTAATTGAAGTGTGTCCTATTCTCAGAATTCCTCAAAATGAAGTGGATATCATTCATGAAACAGAATTGCACGATTATTATTTTGTTTGGGGTGAACAGGATGAAGAGGCCGCCATTGCCCTTGGTTATGGTTCCCTTTATAACCATTCTTACAAACCCAATGCAGAATATATCTTTGATTTTGAAAACGAAGCGATTGAGGTTGTTGCTATAAAAAATATTCCAGCTGGAAAAGAAATTACCTTTAACTATCATGGAGATCCAGATTGTAAGGATGAACTTTGGTTTGACAAAAAGGGAAAACGAATTAAACGAATCAAATACAATCCGACCTAA
- a CDS encoding gliding motility-associated C-terminal domain-containing protein, translated as MTRFLVLVLFLLISGSQLFAQPTNDNCNTPITLTDITNYCSRVGEFTNVDATPSGYGAATCWPSTGRDVWFRFRAFFTDVNITIIGINNRSGVPGGTLSRPMVALYRGVCGGTISELRCGADLAGNGALGIYQGGLVVGVDYYIRVDGINNSMGTFQLCLNNFNPPALPGQDCNTAGVLCDKTPFVVQKVTGGGRDPDEAAASCLGDNSAKNSESSSVWFTWIAANDGTLTFTLKPLNPSDDIDYALYELPSGIHKCSDKILLRCNATAPPCAGPTGLNLTDPDISENLDCNSGENGYCKFIDMQKDHTYTLVVNNFTDTGIGFSVEWGGTGEFAGPVANFGVDPPTGLKCETDFVVADSSTFVSGSILRWTWNFGKDAIPQTAVDNAAGVKHSVRYNSFGEKYISLTIITDIGCQITEIRRIYVEPCCEDLPTLRIGIDSTRNLSCFESNDGMIAFNGNQGTPFDEDINGVKSFYYQYSLNGQDFSPTSRFINLPAGTYTVYIQDRKGCTDSIQVVITQPDKVVPNAGSDLEIDLGDFIDLNATVVPGGIYNYNWERGTNIDCINCQNTKALPINDGYYTVRTTNENGCTGLDSFFVRVRKNYDVFTPNVFSPNGDNINDFFFVGGSKSIANVDLLQIFDRWGNLIYEGKNLQPNNQSIGWNGRFKNQSCNPGVYVYLIKARFLDDHVLTESGDLSLLK; from the coding sequence ATGACCAGGTTTTTAGTTTTAGTTCTATTCCTACTTATTTCAGGTTCCCAGCTATTTGCGCAACCCACCAATGATAATTGCAATACCCCTATTACTTTAACAGATATTACGAATTATTGCAGTAGGGTTGGTGAATTTACAAATGTTGATGCAACCCCCTCAGGATATGGTGCTGCCACCTGTTGGCCTAGTACTGGAAGAGATGTTTGGTTTAGATTTAGAGCTTTTTTCACAGATGTTAATATCACCATAATTGGTATAAATAATAGAAGTGGGGTTCCGGGAGGTACCTTATCCCGCCCGATGGTAGCATTATATCGGGGTGTATGCGGTGGAACTATATCAGAATTAAGATGTGGTGCCGATCTTGCTGGTAATGGAGCTTTAGGAATCTATCAAGGTGGACTGGTTGTTGGAGTTGATTATTATATCCGGGTGGATGGGATAAATAATTCAATGGGTACTTTTCAATTGTGCTTAAATAATTTTAATCCACCGGCACTACCTGGTCAAGATTGTAATACCGCTGGTGTACTTTGTGATAAAACGCCATTTGTTGTTCAAAAAGTTACAGGTGGGGGTAGGGATCCAGATGAAGCTGCAGCCTCCTGTCTTGGTGATAACAGTGCTAAAAATTCAGAGTCTTCTTCTGTTTGGTTTACCTGGATCGCTGCAAATGATGGGACCTTGACGTTTACTTTAAAGCCTTTAAACCCTTCTGATGATATAGATTATGCATTGTATGAATTACCCAGTGGTATTCATAAGTGTTCTGATAAAATACTTTTACGCTGTAATGCAACTGCACCACCATGTGCCGGACCAACGGGCTTAAATCTGACAGATCCTGATATTTCAGAGAATTTAGATTGCAATTCCGGAGAAAATGGGTATTGTAAATTTATTGATATGCAAAAAGATCATACCTATACGCTAGTCGTAAATAATTTTACCGATACCGGGATAGGCTTTTCTGTAGAATGGGGTGGGACAGGAGAGTTTGCAGGTCCGGTTGCAAATTTTGGAGTTGATCCACCTACCGGATTAAAATGTGAAACCGATTTTGTAGTTGCAGACTCCTCGACATTTGTTTCCGGAAGTATTCTTCGCTGGACATGGAATTTTGGTAAAGATGCAATACCTCAAACTGCTGTCGATAATGCAGCGGGTGTAAAACATTCGGTCAGATATAATTCCTTTGGTGAAAAATATATTTCGTTAACGATTATTACAGATATTGGTTGTCAAATAACAGAAATCAGAAGAATTTATGTGGAGCCATGCTGTGAAGATTTACCAACCCTTAGGATAGGAATTGATAGTACCAGAAACCTGAGTTGTTTTGAATCAAATGATGGAATGATCGCCTTCAATGGGAATCAAGGAACTCCTTTTGATGAAGATATAAATGGTGTTAAATCATTTTATTACCAGTATAGTTTAAATGGTCAAGATTTTAGCCCAACCAGCCGTTTTATTAATTTACCAGCAGGAACCTATACCGTTTACATACAAGATAGAAAAGGATGTACAGATTCTATTCAGGTGGTTATAACACAACCCGACAAAGTAGTTCCAAATGCTGGTTCAGATCTAGAAATTGATCTGGGAGATTTTATTGATTTAAATGCGACGGTAGTACCTGGAGGGATTTATAATTACAATTGGGAACGGGGTACAAATATAGATTGTATTAATTGTCAAAATACCAAGGCGTTGCCGATCAATGATGGCTATTATACAGTCAGAACTACAAATGAAAATGGATGTACTGGATTGGATTCATTTTTTGTGCGAGTGCGAAAAAACTATGATGTTTTTACACCGAATGTATTTAGCCCAAATGGGGACAATATTAATGATTTCTTTTTTGTAGGTGGAAGTAAATCCATTGCAAATGTTGACTTGCTTCAAATATTTGATCGTTGGGGAAATTTAATTTATGAAGGTAAAAATTTACAACCAAATAATCAATCTATCGGTTGGAATGGACGATTTAAAAATCAATCCTGTAATCCTGGTGTTTATGTTTATTTAATAAAAGCCCGTTTTTTAGATGATCATGTTTTAACTGAAAGCGGCGATCTTTCTTTATTAAAATGA
- the pssA gene encoding CDP-diacylglycerol--serine O-phosphatidyltransferase has protein sequence MFTIPNILTALNLFFGCCALVSLHRGQVEATIFLILTAALVDFFDGFIARKLNQASALGVQLDSLSDVVSFGVVPAFICFQILNIGFPHQGYMAYVGFLVAIMAAFRLARYNVESKGTDLFFTGLPVPANALFFLGLYALNLQKNELQSMVMQPYIFTSILLLFSFLMISQIKILKIHFSKIWLRQYGYLLVLELIALGSWIWIGPVALSVVILIHILVSIYYNIIQNENKIHENL, from the coding sequence ATGTTTACGATACCAAATATCTTAACAGCTTTAAATCTCTTTTTTGGATGTTGTGCCTTGGTGAGCCTTCACCGAGGGCAGGTTGAAGCTACGATTTTTCTAATTTTGACAGCTGCACTGGTTGATTTTTTTGATGGGTTTATTGCCCGGAAATTAAATCAAGCTTCGGCACTCGGGGTTCAATTAGATTCATTATCTGATGTCGTTTCATTTGGAGTTGTTCCCGCATTCATTTGTTTTCAAATCCTAAACATCGGGTTTCCACACCAGGGTTATATGGCATACGTCGGATTTTTAGTAGCAATTATGGCTGCTTTTCGATTGGCCAGATACAATGTAGAAAGTAAAGGAACGGATTTGTTCTTTACAGGCTTACCGGTGCCAGCAAATGCCTTGTTTTTTTTAGGTTTGTACGCTTTAAATTTGCAAAAAAATGAATTGCAATCCATGGTAATGCAACCCTATATCTTTACCAGTATTCTATTGCTTTTTTCCTTTTTAATGATCAGTCAAATTAAAATATTAAAAATTCATTTTTCAAAAATCTGGTTACGCCAATATGGCTATCTTCTGGTACTTGAATTGATCGCTTTAGGAAGTTGGATTTGGATTGGTCCAGTCGCCCTAAGTGTTGTTATTCTTATTCATATTTTAGTTAGCATCTATTATAATATTATTCAAAACGAAAATAAAATACATGAAAATTTATAA
- the purS gene encoding phosphoribosylformylglycinamidine synthase subunit PurS, which yields MKIYKAKIDILPHKELLDPQGKTVAKNMQHLDIQGVLDVRIGKHIEMQFEAQSEAAAKELVENSCKKLLTNMITETFTYSLSEQS from the coding sequence ATGAAAATTTATAAAGCAAAAATTGACATCTTACCTCATAAAGAGCTTTTAGACCCCCAAGGTAAAACCGTTGCAAAAAATATGCAGCATTTGGATATTCAGGGAGTTCTTGATGTGCGTATCGGAAAACATATAGAAATGCAATTTGAAGCTCAAAGTGAAGCAGCTGCGAAAGAACTTGTAGAAAATAGTTGTAAGAAATTACTCACAAATATGATAACAGAAACTTTTACCTATTCTCTATCTGAACAATCATAA
- the rsmI gene encoding 16S rRNA (cytidine(1402)-2'-O)-methyltransferase: MEQKKEIKPCLYLVPTPIGNLTDMTPRALSVLSSVDLILAEDTRVSNKLLLHFNIHKSLKSFHSQNEHKSLQAIIDKLKQGLSIAIVTDAGTPGISDPAYLLVRSCRQENIPVIALPGATAFVPALVASGLPCDKFFFNGFLPQKKGRSSQLKFIANLNCTIILYESPHRLLKCLDELMEHFGPEHLACFAKEISKIYERYFTGSFLEIKEQLKSEKIVGEWVICIAGNETVSTKKK; the protein is encoded by the coding sequence ATGGAACAAAAAAAAGAAATTAAACCTTGTTTATACCTGGTTCCAACACCGATTGGAAATTTAACTGATATGACACCTCGAGCACTGAGCGTGTTATCATCAGTTGACTTAATTCTAGCTGAAGATACCCGCGTTAGCAATAAACTTTTATTGCATTTTAATATTCACAAATCTTTGAAAAGTTTCCATAGCCAGAATGAACATAAATCACTTCAAGCCATCATCGATAAATTAAAACAAGGTCTATCCATAGCAATCGTCACCGATGCTGGCACTCCAGGAATTTCGGACCCTGCTTATTTATTGGTGAGAAGTTGTAGGCAAGAAAACATTCCTGTAATTGCATTGCCGGGTGCTACCGCATTTGTTCCGGCGCTTGTTGCTTCTGGCTTACCTTGTGATAAATTTTTTTTTAATGGATTTCTTCCACAAAAAAAAGGTAGAAGTAGTCAATTAAAGTTCATAGCTAATTTAAATTGTACAATAATTTTATATGAATCTCCGCATCGACTCCTTAAATGTTTAGATGAACTTATGGAACATTTTGGACCAGAACATCTAGCTTGTTTTGCCAAAGAAATTTCTAAAATCTATGAACGCTATTTTACAGGTAGTTTTTTAGAAATAAAAGAGCAACTTAAAAGTGAAAAAATAGTTGGTGAATGGGTGATCTGTATTGCAGGAAATGAAACGGTATCCACTAAGAAAAAATAA
- the lptC gene encoding LPS export ABC transporter periplasmic protein LptC, which translates to MSKLKFPYLFSFLLIFLFHCTEERKEMSDNDAGKLINKEVLNDVNVIYSDSAKIKIRIVATKMIRYTETGQEKEEFPDGFQAFFYDDQQQLVNTLASKYAMRVRSEGKTYMKDSVVFTSINQEVLKTSELIWNETLGHISTDKFVRIIRKDEMLQGYGFETDQNFRSGTIKSIDAIIPSEKMYKEEDK; encoded by the coding sequence ATGAGCAAACTTAAGTTTCCGTATTTATTTTCATTTTTACTAATTTTTCTCTTTCATTGTACGGAGGAACGCAAAGAAATGTCTGATAATGATGCAGGAAAATTGATTAATAAAGAAGTCCTAAATGATGTAAATGTTATTTACAGTGATTCTGCAAAAATCAAAATTCGCATTGTTGCAACAAAGATGATTCGCTATACAGAGACAGGACAAGAAAAAGAAGAATTTCCAGATGGTTTTCAAGCATTTTTTTATGATGATCAGCAACAATTAGTAAATACCTTAGCTTCAAAATATGCAATGAGAGTGCGAAGTGAAGGAAAAACATATATGAAAGACAGTGTAGTTTTTACAAGTATAAATCAGGAAGTCTTAAAAACTTCAGAACTTATTTGGAATGAAACCTTAGGACATATCAGTACTGACAAATTTGTACGAATTATTAGAAAGGATGAAATGTTACAAGGCTATGGTTTTGAAACCGATCAAAATTTTAGATCGGGTACCATTAAATCTATTGATGCAATTATTCCTTCTGAGAAAATGTACAAAGAAGAAGACAAGTAA
- a CDS encoding MBOAT family protein produces MVFSSVVFLLYFLPLFLLCYYLVSKPYKNFIILIFSIFFYSWGAPKFIFVILATTYIDFHLVKWMDSSANEMKRKLLLIVSLSLNLGLLIYFKYSNFFIENLNAVLGLVSTQSIHWTKLILPIGISFYTFETITYVVDVYRKIHKPLNHFWDYQTYIILFPKLIAGPIIRYHELADQIQDRSENECYENRLTGFYRFVLGLSKKVIIANHLGAYADQVFQSNYEGMGTQMAWIGILSYTFQIYFDFSGYSDMAIGIGKMIGFKFPENFNNPYTAQSITDFWRRWHISLGNWMRNYLYIPLGGNQVTPSRLYFNLWVVFVASGLWHGASWSFILWGAYHGLFLILERSFLLTIYARLGYWITIPIIFLLIMIGWVFFRIEDIQDAFLFLQNMFGFQTGNTLPLDVEFYFYTMIAFIFAFFTITKSGKDIQHKIFFTTYSIKMHYIWMICSLILFCICIAMISSTGFNPFIYFRF; encoded by the coding sequence ATGGTTTTTAGCAGTGTAGTGTTTTTGCTTTATTTCCTGCCACTGTTTTTACTGTGTTATTATTTAGTTAGTAAGCCTTATAAGAATTTTATCATATTAATTTTTAGTATTTTCTTTTATAGTTGGGGAGCTCCAAAGTTTATTTTTGTAATTTTAGCTACAACCTATATCGATTTTCATCTTGTAAAGTGGATGGATTCATCCGCAAATGAAATGAAGCGAAAACTTTTATTGATTGTTTCTTTATCCTTGAATTTAGGTTTATTAATCTATTTTAAATATTCAAATTTTTTTATTGAAAATTTGAATGCTGTCCTCGGTTTGGTGAGCACACAATCCATTCACTGGACAAAATTAATACTGCCCATTGGGATTTCATTTTATACGTTTGAAACAATTACCTACGTTGTTGATGTTTATAGAAAAATTCATAAACCTTTAAATCACTTTTGGGATTATCAAACCTATATCATACTTTTTCCAAAACTCATTGCAGGTCCTATCATCAGATATCATGAATTAGCAGATCAAATACAAGATCGCTCCGAAAATGAATGCTATGAAAATCGGCTAACAGGATTCTACAGATTTGTATTGGGCTTATCTAAAAAAGTAATTATCGCAAATCATTTAGGTGCTTATGCCGATCAGGTATTTCAATCAAATTATGAAGGAATGGGTACTCAAATGGCGTGGATAGGGATCCTTTCCTATACATTTCAAATTTATTTTGATTTCAGTGGATATTCAGACATGGCCATTGGAATTGGAAAAATGATCGGTTTTAAATTTCCTGAAAATTTTAACAACCCGTATACCGCCCAAAGTATCACAGATTTTTGGAGGCGGTGGCATATAAGTTTAGGAAATTGGATGCGAAATTATCTATACATTCCATTAGGAGGAAATCAAGTTACGCCAAGTCGTTTATACTTTAATTTGTGGGTAGTATTTGTAGCTTCCGGGCTCTGGCACGGTGCGTCCTGGAGTTTCATTCTGTGGGGTGCTTATCATGGTTTGTTTCTCATTTTAGAAAGAAGCTTCTTGCTTACGATTTATGCCAGACTTGGATATTGGATTACCATCCCAATTATTTTTCTTTTAATAATGATTGGCTGGGTATTCTTTAGAATAGAAGATATTCAAGATGCATTTTTATTTTTACAAAATATGTTTGGTTTTCAAACCGGAAATACGCTTCCTTTGGATGTAGAATTTTACTTCTACACAATGATAGCTTTTATTTTTGCATTTTTTACAATTACCAAATCAGGAAAAGATATTCAGCATAAAATATTTTTTACAACATATTCTATAAAAATGCATTATATCTGGATGATTTGCAGCTTAATCTTATTTTGTATTTGCATTGCTATGATTAGTTCAACTGGATTTAATCCATTTATTTATTTCAGATTTTAA